A genomic window from Paucibacter sp. KCTC 42545 includes:
- a CDS encoding GGDEF domain-containing protein, with translation MQSELQAENQALREQLQALLQEARRNEDKMRRFERLEHQLIAAESLQALLSLLLQAYAQAFAIDRVSLVLVDSEREISRLLQANAGSREHLNETLPGLQLLPSALQLQALYGPHSKPLLGRFDPATHAALLGGEAASAGLGSVALLPLARHGQLIGGLHFGSVDPQRYDPATGTQLLERLSLIVAVCLESAINQERLKLTGLTDVLTGVHNRRYFEHRCLIEIAQARRYRHPLACLFFDLDHFKSINDSHGHPVGDEVLRGVGHLVQGQLRAGDTIARYGGEEFVLLLPQTAEPFAREIAERIRASLAQQRFVAAGGTSGQSQVLSVTASIGLAMLNNDNAGIDAAVLASELISDADQALYRAKQGGRNRVELARRPS, from the coding sequence ATGCAAAGCGAGCTCCAGGCCGAGAACCAAGCCCTCAGGGAACAACTGCAAGCCCTGTTGCAGGAAGCCCGCCGCAACGAAGACAAGATGCGGCGCTTCGAGCGGCTGGAGCATCAGCTGATCGCCGCCGAATCTTTGCAAGCCCTGCTGAGCTTGCTGCTCCAAGCGTATGCCCAGGCCTTTGCCATCGACCGGGTCAGCCTGGTTCTGGTCGATAGCGAACGCGAGATCAGCCGCCTGCTGCAGGCCAACGCCGGCAGCCGCGAACACCTCAACGAAACCCTGCCGGGTCTGCAACTGCTGCCCTCGGCCCTTCAACTGCAAGCGCTTTACGGCCCGCACAGCAAGCCGCTGCTGGGCCGTTTCGACCCCGCCACACACGCCGCTTTGCTGGGTGGTGAGGCGGCCTCAGCGGGCTTGGGCTCGGTGGCGCTGCTGCCGCTGGCCCGCCATGGCCAGTTGATCGGCGGCCTGCATTTCGGCAGCGTGGATCCGCAGCGTTACGACCCCGCCACCGGCACCCAATTGCTGGAGCGCCTGAGCCTGATCGTGGCGGTGTGCCTGGAAAGCGCCATCAACCAGGAGCGGCTCAAGCTGACCGGCCTGACCGATGTGCTGACCGGCGTGCACAACCGGCGCTATTTCGAACACCGCTGCTTGATCGAGATCGCCCAGGCGCGGCGCTACCGTCATCCCTTGGCCTGCTTGTTCTTCGACCTGGATCACTTCAAGAGCATCAATGACAGCCATGGTCACCCGGTCGGCGACGAGGTGCTGCGCGGCGTGGGTCATTTGGTGCAAGGCCAGCTGCGCGCTGGTGACACCATCGCCCGCTACGGCGGCGAGGAGTTCGTGCTGCTGCTGCCGCAAACCGCCGAGCCCTTTGCGCGCGAGATCGCCGAGCGCATCCGCGCCAGCCTGGCCCAGCAGCGTTTTGTGGCTGCCGGTGGCACCAGCGGGCAGTCGCAGGTCTTGTCGGTCACGGCCAGCATCGGCCTGGCCATGCTGAACAACGATAACGCGGGTATCGACGCGGCCGTGCTGGCCAGCGAGCTGATCAGCGACGCCGACCAAGCGCTCTACCGCGCCAAGCAAGGCGGGCGCAACCGGGTGGAGTTGGCGCGCCGACCCAGCTGA
- a CDS encoding branched-chain amino acid ABC transporter permease encodes MGVYPIFVMKVLCFALFACAFNLLIGFTGLLSFGHAAFLGTAAYATGHALKVWGLPAPAGLLFGALAAGGVGLLFGLLAIRRTGIYFSMITLALSQMLYFVFLQAPFTGGEDGLQSVPRGSFFGLNLEHDLTLYYVVLAIFIAAFWLIYRTVHSPFGQVLTSIRENEARATSLGYDVDKFKLLAFVLSASLAGLAGATKTLVLGFATLTDALWTTSGLVILMTLVGGMGTLVGPMVGALIIIALENKIGDLGKALADMTGVAWFNGLGESVSLVTGLIFIICVLAFRRGVVGEAQALWDKMRGH; translated from the coding sequence ATGGGCGTCTACCCCATCTTCGTGATGAAGGTGCTGTGCTTCGCCCTGTTTGCCTGCGCCTTCAATTTGCTGATCGGCTTCACCGGCTTGCTGAGTTTTGGCCACGCCGCCTTTCTGGGCACCGCGGCCTACGCCACCGGCCATGCGCTCAAGGTGTGGGGCCTGCCCGCGCCTGCGGGCTTGTTGTTCGGCGCTCTAGCCGCCGGCGGCGTGGGCCTGCTGTTCGGCTTGCTGGCCATCCGCCGCACCGGCATCTATTTCTCGATGATCACGCTGGCGCTGAGCCAGATGCTCTATTTCGTCTTCCTGCAAGCGCCCTTCACCGGGGGCGAGGACGGCCTGCAGTCGGTGCCGCGCGGCAGCTTCTTCGGCCTGAATCTGGAACACGATCTCACGCTGTACTACGTCGTGCTGGCGATCTTCATCGCCGCCTTCTGGTTGATCTATCGCACCGTGCATTCGCCCTTCGGCCAGGTGCTGACCTCGATCCGCGAGAACGAGGCCCGCGCCACCTCGCTGGGCTATGACGTCGACAAGTTCAAGTTGCTGGCCTTTGTGCTCTCGGCCAGCCTGGCCGGCTTGGCCGGTGCCACCAAGACCCTGGTGCTGGGCTTTGCCACCCTGACCGATGCGCTCTGGACCACCTCCGGCCTGGTCATCTTGATGACCTTGGTGGGCGGCATGGGCACCCTGGTGGGCCCGATGGTGGGCGCGCTGATCATCATCGCGCTGGAGAACAAGATCGGAGATCTCGGCAAGGCCCTGGCCGACATGACCGGCGTGGCCTGGTTCAACGGCCTGGGTGAGTCTGTGAGCTTGGTCACAGGCCTGATCTTCATCATCTGCGTGCTGGCCTTCCGCCGCGGCGTGGTGGGTGAGGCCCAAGCCTTGTGGGACAAGATGCGCGGCCACTAA
- a CDS encoding branched-chain amino acid ABC transporter permease produces the protein MTDFFGIPLPALLGQLLLGLVNGSFYAMLSLGLAVIFGMLNIINFAHGALYMMGAFLAWMGLEYLGINYWAMLLLAPLVVGVLGILIERLLLQWLYKLDHIYGLLLTFGITLVMEGVFRSFYGVSGQQYSVPEALQGATNLGFMILPNYRAWVVVASITVCLGVWALIEKTSLGATLRAGTENPKLVQAFGINVPRMITLTYAGGVALAAFAGVLAAPILQVSALMGSNLIIVVFAVVVIGGMGSILGSVITGLGLGVVEGLTKVFYPEASSTVVFVVMAIVLLVRPAGLFGKEK, from the coding sequence CGCCTTGCTCGGCCAGCTTTTGCTGGGCCTGGTCAACGGCTCTTTCTACGCCATGTTGTCGCTGGGCTTGGCCGTGATCTTCGGCATGCTCAACATCATCAACTTCGCCCACGGCGCGCTCTACATGATGGGCGCTTTTCTGGCCTGGATGGGGCTGGAGTATCTGGGCATCAACTACTGGGCCATGCTGCTGCTGGCGCCGCTGGTGGTGGGGGTGCTGGGCATCCTGATCGAGCGCTTGCTGCTGCAGTGGCTCTACAAGCTGGACCACATCTACGGCCTGCTGCTGACCTTCGGCATCACCCTGGTGATGGAGGGCGTGTTCCGCTCCTTCTACGGTGTGTCCGGCCAGCAATATTCGGTACCCGAGGCTTTGCAGGGCGCCACCAATCTGGGCTTCATGATTCTGCCCAACTACCGGGCTTGGGTGGTGGTGGCTTCCATCACCGTCTGTCTGGGCGTGTGGGCTTTGATTGAGAAGACCTCGCTGGGCGCCACCTTGCGCGCCGGTACCGAGAACCCGAAGCTGGTGCAGGCCTTCGGCATCAATGTGCCGCGCATGATCACCCTCACCTACGCCGGCGGCGTGGCCCTGGCGGCTTTTGCCGGCGTGCTGGCCGCGCCGATTCTGCAGGTCTCGGCGCTGATGGGTTCCAACCTCATTATCGTGGTGTTCGCGGTGGTGGTGATCGGCGGCATGGGTTCCATCCTCGGCTCCGTCATCACCGGCCTGGGCCTGGGGGTGGTGGAAGGTTTGACCAAGGTGTTCTATCCCGAAGCGTCGAGCACCGTGGTGTTCGTCGTGATGGCCATCGTGCTGCTGGTGCGTCCCGCCGGTTTGTTTGGAAAAGAGAAATGA